In Methanosarcina barkeri MS, a single window of DNA contains:
- a CDS encoding N-acetyltransferase produces the protein MIRKARVNDVVVMKQIINTYSKEELMLARSLSEMYENIRDYYVCEIDGEVVGCCALHVVWEDLAEILALAVHPVCARKGIGTKLVSACLEDAKNLGMKEVFALTYVPGFFETLDFKVVDKNTLPRKIWSGCLRCPKFPDCNEIAVMKSINP, from the coding sequence TTGATTAGAAAAGCCAGAGTAAATGACGTAGTTGTAATGAAACAAATCATCAATACTTATTCGAAGGAAGAGCTAATGCTTGCCCGTTCGCTGAGTGAGATGTATGAGAATATTAGAGATTATTACGTCTGCGAGATTGATGGGGAAGTTGTGGGCTGCTGTGCCCTGCATGTAGTATGGGAAGACCTTGCAGAGATACTTGCCCTTGCTGTGCACCCGGTATGTGCAAGAAAGGGAATAGGTACAAAGCTTGTCTCGGCCTGTCTTGAGGACGCTAAAAACCTTGGTATGAAAGAAGTTTTCGCACTTACTTATGTGCCTGGCTTTTTCGAGACATTGGACTTTAAGGTTGTAGACAAAAACACCCTTCCCAGAAAGATCTGGTCCGGTTGTTTGAGATGCCCTAAGTTTCCGGATTGTAACGAAATTGCTGTTATGAAGTCGATTAATCCCTGA
- a CDS encoding metal-dependent transcriptional regulator, translating to MQIDRFEEYLETILYLIRKNQNPAKTKQISEELNVSPPSVTEMIKKLHSSGLVEYTPYQGVELTKKGTDQAIKIKRKHQVLETFLVDVLDFDRKEAHKEACELEHAVSDAVLEKIYEFLGCPEYCPDGNPINIDKNNIVQEEEFVPLDEMEEGSSGRVVRVTLPRETKERLISLGILAGEDIKVRRKQKQGCISVIAVGSEIALGKDIAKKIFIAPKGRNV from the coding sequence ATGCAGATAGATCGATTTGAAGAATATCTTGAAACTATTCTCTACCTAATTAGAAAAAATCAGAACCCTGCAAAGACCAAACAGATCTCTGAAGAACTCAACGTATCTCCGCCAAGCGTGACGGAAATGATAAAAAAGTTACATTCTTCGGGACTTGTGGAGTATACACCTTATCAGGGAGTTGAATTAACAAAAAAAGGAACTGATCAGGCTATAAAGATCAAAAGGAAACACCAGGTACTTGAAACTTTTCTGGTTGACGTCCTTGATTTTGATAGGAAGGAAGCCCATAAAGAAGCCTGTGAACTTGAGCATGCGGTCTCAGATGCCGTACTTGAAAAGATCTACGAATTTCTGGGATGCCCTGAGTATTGCCCTGACGGGAACCCGATCAATATTGATAAAAATAATATCGTGCAAGAGGAAGAATTTGTCCCACTTGATGAAATGGAAGAAGGAAGTTCAGGCAGAGTTGTCCGGGTGACTCTTCCAAGAGAGACGAAAGAACGCCTGATCTCCCTTGGCATTCTTGCGGGAGAAGATATTAAAGTCAGGCGAAAGCAAAAACAGGGCTGTATCTCGGTTATAGCAGTAGGGTCGGAAATTGCTCTCGGAAAGGATATTGCAAAGAAAATTTTCATAGCTCCGAAGGGCAGAAACGTGTAA
- the feoB gene encoding ferrous iron transport protein B, translated as MTIAFIGNPSVGKSVFFSRLTGVGVEVSNYPGTTVALKKGIVKARGKTIEIVDLPGIYSLGVTNEDEKVTKQFLIEERPDIVINVVDASRLERNLYLTLQLLELDIPMVIALNQVDLAADLGILVDTDELSELLGLPVVPTVATWGVGLDEVMLVALDEQNKTQEHHRVRYSQWIQQALSNLDYTFPNIPPIVKMAALLNDAEFVELYCMPPEANALLSSGRRLRQNLEIEQRISVPDTVARDLYGEAGYIVDRVVSRFEPKKNIRERIDAILTSPNFGIAVLISALLITFLLVFRVGGFLETWIVNEIFEPHVILPAEAATSGMSPVLKNLIVYSLRGVEAGFAIAIPYIAVFYAILSIFEDSGYLTRAAFLLDNLTHKLGLHGRAVIPLVLGFGCNVPAIMAVHSLGTRREKRIASILISLIPCSARTVIILGLVGTFVGFWPAVSIYVLEIVIITGVGLILGKSLPGQRSGFIMEMTPLRKPELKSTLRKTWMKSREFLYIAFPLLLVGSAFLGVADALGLLSIFQDFVEPISVGLLGLPAFAATALVFGILRKEMALQILAVLAGTANFAAVMTPLQMYQFAVITTIYMPCVATIAVLRHELGTKDTALIVIFTILLALGVGILIRIFGPYFL; from the coding sequence TTGACAATAGCTTTCATAGGCAACCCAAGTGTTGGAAAAAGCGTTTTTTTCAGCAGGCTTACAGGGGTAGGAGTCGAGGTCTCAAATTATCCTGGCACGACAGTTGCACTTAAAAAAGGAATTGTAAAAGCTAGGGGAAAAACTATTGAAATAGTTGACCTGCCAGGAATTTATTCTCTTGGAGTCACAAACGAAGATGAGAAAGTAACCAAGCAATTTTTGATTGAGGAACGGCCGGATATTGTTATCAATGTCGTTGACGCAAGCAGGCTCGAAAGGAATCTGTACCTGACCCTGCAGCTTCTGGAACTCGATATCCCTATGGTTATTGCGTTAAATCAGGTAGATCTGGCTGCAGACCTCGGGATTCTCGTTGATACAGACGAACTCTCCGAACTACTTGGCCTACCTGTAGTACCAACAGTTGCGACCTGGGGAGTAGGGCTTGATGAAGTAATGCTTGTAGCCCTTGACGAACAGAATAAGACTCAAGAGCACCACAGGGTAAGATATAGCCAGTGGATCCAGCAGGCTCTTTCTAACCTTGACTATACCTTTCCCAATATACCTCCAATCGTAAAAATGGCAGCTCTACTAAACGATGCCGAGTTTGTAGAACTCTACTGTATGCCACCTGAAGCTAATGCCTTGCTTTCTTCTGGCAGGCGGTTAAGGCAAAACCTGGAGATAGAACAGAGGATTTCAGTACCTGATACTGTTGCAAGAGACCTCTATGGAGAAGCAGGATATATTGTGGACCGCGTGGTTTCAAGGTTTGAACCTAAAAAAAATATAAGGGAAAGAATCGATGCAATCCTTACCTCCCCTAATTTCGGAATTGCAGTGCTCATATCTGCCCTGCTCATTACATTCCTTCTTGTTTTCCGGGTAGGAGGATTCCTCGAGACCTGGATTGTGAATGAAATCTTTGAGCCTCATGTGATTCTTCCTGCCGAAGCCGCAACTTCTGGCATGTCGCCTGTCCTGAAAAACCTGATCGTGTATTCTCTTCGAGGAGTAGAGGCCGGATTTGCAATCGCAATTCCATATATTGCAGTCTTTTATGCCATTCTTTCAATATTCGAGGATTCGGGGTATCTTACCAGAGCAGCTTTTCTGCTTGACAATCTTACCCATAAGCTTGGGCTTCACGGAAGAGCCGTGATTCCGCTGGTTCTCGGCTTTGGCTGCAACGTCCCTGCAATTATGGCAGTGCATTCCCTTGGCACACGGCGGGAAAAGAGGATAGCTTCCATTTTGATATCTCTAATTCCCTGCTCTGCGCGAACTGTCATTATCCTTGGGCTTGTAGGAACTTTTGTAGGTTTTTGGCCTGCAGTTTCAATCTATGTTCTGGAGATCGTCATTATTACCGGAGTGGGTTTAATTCTAGGGAAAAGTCTGCCAGGTCAGAGAAGTGGATTCATCATGGAAATGACTCCTCTCAGAAAGCCCGAATTGAAATCTACCCTCAGGAAGACGTGGATGAAAAGCCGGGAATTTCTATATATAGCGTTTCCGCTTCTGCTCGTTGGAAGTGCTTTTCTGGGGGTTGCCGACGCACTGGGACTTCTTTCAATCTTCCAGGACTTTGTAGAGCCTATATCCGTGGGCCTGCTGGGCCTTCCGGCATTTGCGGCGACTGCCCTGGTATTTGGGATTCTCCGAAAGGAAATGGCGCTTCAGATCCTTGCCGTACTTGCAGGTACGGCCAATTTTGCAGCTGTAATGACACCTCTCCAGATGTACCAATTTGCTGTAATTACGACAATCTATATGCCGTGTGTAGCAACGATTGCAGTACTGAGGCACGAACTAGGTACAAAGGATACGGCTTTGATAGTTATTTTCACCATACTGCTGGCTCTCGGAGTGGGCATTTTGATTCGGATTTTTGGGCCGTATTTCCTTTGA
- the smc gene encoding chromosome segregation protein SMC: MYIKEIEFVNFKSFGKKVKIPFYNDFTTISGPNGSGKSNIIDGILFALGLTSSRTLRAEKLTDLIYNGDASKKPDFAQVTIRFDNSDHKLPIELDEVEVSRKVRRTKSGYYSYFYFNGKAVSLGEIHSQLEKAGITPEGYNVVMQGDVTQIISMTSVERRKIIDEIAGVAEFDERKQKALGELEVVRQQIERVDIILEEVRTQLGKLAGERDQALKYQALKAEKVKFEGYLLLSKLKDARAELQNVDKELAGKEEHFEKVQLLLNERMQELQALEKTLEELSVEIRKKGEDEQLQVKREIEETKGEISRCVDSIELSESELEEADSRRRKAFVEIDSTKGKVEELEEKIEAENLRKESISSELSERKTERMLLQSRIADVDAKFAATRDELMAARKKLEDVKNEKNELIRNEDRLLDTLRRKSLELREIENQIKDAEAAVATSDSDTLSVKYELEKLSENLESLIRDRDDIESSHFRIKEDIRKLENRLHDLQQEYTITEARVRSSEQGGGYSRAVEMVIGAARQEDLFGIHGTIAQLGRVDRQYSTALEIAAGNRMQAIVVDTDADAAEAIEYLKRRKGGRATFLPLNKLREPRRLENLSYENGVIGYAIDLIQFDSGFESAFWYVFQDTLVMENLESARRLMGKARMVTLEGELLEKSGAMVGGSISSKSGTSFAAAEKDKLLELAEEIKSLDASRNAAISKQDSIESHLFELSRKIRDCEATISRKENQLDEIAGREAKLAELLEAKQADLKAIEESRTELGTEMDRVTAEKTDKEKAASELEEQISGLEAKLADSPLPEINKKIEFVDEELRRLDGRIRDTEATLNALQLEKEYAEQKIDEAKELIKELDEKKASRMKKVNSLKIKIKELEEKLEEKKAREIELSDELIGLQQEREKVQAEHNAVKRRVSTASTTLEKAKQQVLTLTATKNALLGQEKQFVEELLKRGIEETDEVPNYETVYMRIQAIDEALRQLEPVNMRAIDEYNEVELRLSDLQGKRDTLFTEREQLLERIDQYEQLKRDAFMEAYTSINANFKEIFHELSDGVGELLLDDPDDPFAGGMTIQAQPKEKTLQRIEAMSGGEKSLTALAFIFAIQQYRPAPFYAFDEIDMFLDGWNVERVSKRVKTSGSKVQFIVVSLRKPMIQAASRTIGVTMQENNLTSITGVKLNG; the protein is encoded by the coding sequence GTGTATATAAAAGAGATTGAATTTGTTAATTTTAAGTCTTTCGGAAAAAAAGTAAAGATTCCCTTTTATAACGACTTTACTACAATTTCAGGTCCGAACGGGAGTGGAAAGTCTAACATAATAGATGGGATTCTTTTTGCACTCGGGCTCACAAGTTCAAGGACCCTTCGCGCTGAAAAACTTACAGATCTGATTTACAACGGCGATGCGTCAAAGAAGCCTGATTTTGCTCAGGTTACGATCCGTTTTGACAACTCGGACCATAAGTTACCCATAGAGCTTGACGAAGTTGAAGTCTCAAGAAAGGTTCGGCGGACAAAAAGCGGGTATTATAGCTATTTTTATTTCAATGGAAAGGCCGTAAGTCTTGGAGAAATCCATTCTCAGCTTGAAAAAGCCGGGATAACGCCTGAAGGTTACAATGTGGTTATGCAAGGAGATGTAACGCAGATTATCTCCATGACCTCTGTAGAAAGAAGAAAGATTATAGACGAAATCGCAGGGGTTGCAGAATTTGACGAACGTAAGCAAAAGGCACTTGGAGAACTGGAAGTCGTCAGACAGCAAATCGAGCGCGTGGATATAATCCTTGAAGAGGTACGCACACAGCTAGGAAAACTGGCAGGAGAACGCGACCAGGCCTTAAAATATCAAGCGCTCAAGGCTGAAAAAGTAAAATTTGAAGGATATCTCCTACTTTCCAAACTCAAGGACGCGAGGGCTGAACTGCAAAATGTAGATAAAGAACTCGCAGGCAAAGAAGAGCATTTTGAAAAAGTCCAGCTCCTCCTGAATGAGAGAATGCAGGAACTTCAGGCACTTGAAAAAACCTTGGAAGAGCTTTCGGTTGAAATCCGAAAAAAAGGGGAGGACGAACAGCTTCAGGTTAAGAGGGAGATCGAAGAGACAAAGGGAGAAATTTCTCGCTGCGTAGATAGCATCGAGCTTTCGGAATCCGAACTTGAGGAAGCTGATTCACGGCGCAGGAAAGCCTTTGTAGAGATCGATTCCACCAAGGGCAAGGTAGAGGAACTCGAAGAAAAAATTGAAGCCGAAAACCTGAGAAAAGAAAGCATTTCTTCAGAGCTTTCCGAGCGCAAAACCGAGCGTATGCTGCTCCAGAGCAGGATTGCGGATGTGGACGCAAAATTTGCTGCTACACGGGATGAGCTCATGGCTGCCAGGAAGAAGCTTGAGGATGTAAAAAACGAGAAAAATGAGTTAATCCGAAACGAAGACCGGCTCCTTGATACCCTCCGAAGAAAATCTTTAGAACTCCGGGAGATAGAAAACCAGATCAAAGACGCTGAAGCCGCAGTTGCTACTTCTGACAGTGATACGCTTTCTGTCAAGTACGAGCTTGAAAAGCTTTCTGAAAACCTGGAATCTCTTATCCGAGACCGTGATGATATTGAAAGCAGCCATTTCAGGATAAAGGAAGATATCAGGAAACTTGAGAACAGGCTTCACGACCTCCAGCAGGAGTACACAATCACAGAGGCAAGAGTGCGGTCATCGGAACAGGGCGGAGGCTATTCCAGGGCTGTGGAAATGGTAATAGGAGCTGCAAGGCAGGAGGACCTTTTTGGAATTCATGGGACCATTGCCCAGCTTGGAAGAGTGGACAGGCAATACTCAACAGCTCTGGAAATTGCTGCGGGAAACCGGATGCAGGCAATTGTTGTGGACACGGACGCTGATGCTGCCGAAGCAATCGAGTACCTGAAGCGGAGAAAAGGAGGAAGAGCAACCTTCCTCCCCCTCAACAAACTGAGAGAGCCCAGGCGGCTTGAAAATCTAAGTTACGAAAACGGAGTAATAGGATACGCAATTGACCTTATTCAATTTGATTCTGGTTTTGAGTCTGCTTTCTGGTACGTTTTTCAGGATACTCTTGTTATGGAAAACCTTGAAAGTGCCCGCCGCCTCATGGGAAAGGCAAGAATGGTAACCCTTGAAGGCGAACTTCTGGAAAAGAGCGGAGCAATGGTAGGAGGGTCGATATCCTCGAAATCGGGCACTTCTTTTGCGGCTGCAGAAAAAGACAAACTGCTTGAGCTTGCAGAGGAGATCAAATCCCTGGATGCAAGCCGGAATGCAGCAATAAGCAAGCAGGACAGCATTGAAAGCCATCTTTTCGAACTGAGTAGGAAAATTCGGGACTGTGAAGCTACGATTTCACGAAAAGAGAACCAGCTTGATGAAATTGCAGGCAGGGAAGCAAAACTTGCTGAACTTCTTGAAGCAAAACAGGCTGATCTTAAAGCAATTGAAGAGTCCAGAACCGAACTCGGGACTGAAATGGATAGGGTAACTGCGGAAAAAACTGATAAGGAAAAGGCCGCGTCTGAACTTGAGGAACAGATCTCAGGACTTGAAGCAAAACTTGCGGATTCACCTCTGCCTGAAATCAATAAAAAGATAGAATTCGTTGATGAGGAACTCCGCAGGCTGGATGGTCGAATCCGGGATACTGAAGCCACGTTAAATGCCCTGCAGCTTGAAAAAGAGTATGCTGAACAGAAAATTGACGAAGCAAAGGAACTTATAAAGGAACTTGATGAGAAGAAAGCTTCAAGAATGAAAAAAGTTAACTCTCTGAAGATAAAAATAAAGGAATTAGAGGAAAAACTTGAGGAAAAGAAAGCCAGAGAGATCGAGCTTTCGGATGAACTGATAGGGCTCCAGCAAGAACGGGAAAAGGTTCAGGCCGAACACAATGCGGTCAAGCGCAGGGTAAGTACTGCCTCAACTACACTTGAAAAAGCAAAGCAACAGGTGCTTACGCTGACGGCTACAAAAAATGCGCTTTTAGGTCAGGAAAAGCAGTTTGTCGAAGAACTCCTGAAAAGAGGCATAGAAGAGACTGATGAGGTTCCAAATTACGAAACCGTTTACATGCGGATTCAGGCAATTGACGAAGCCCTCAGGCAACTTGAACCCGTAAACATGAGAGCAATTGACGAGTATAATGAGGTAGAGTTAAGACTTTCGGATTTGCAAGGAAAGCGGGATACTCTCTTTACCGAGAGAGAGCAGCTCCTTGAGCGCATTGACCAGTATGAGCAGTTAAAACGAGATGCCTTTATGGAAGCCTATACAAGCATTAATGCCAACTTCAAGGAGATTTTCCATGAGCTTTCCGACGGGGTGGGTGAACTCTTGCTTGATGATCCTGATGACCCTTTTGCAGGAGGGATGACTATTCAGGCGCAGCCCAAGGAAAAAACTCTCCAGCGGATCGAGGCAATGTCTGGAGGAGAAAAAAGCCTTACCGCACTTGCATTCATTTTCGCGATCCAGCAATACCGTCCTGCTCCCTTCTATGCTTTTGATGAAATTGATATGTTTCTTGACGGCTGGAATGTGGAAAGGGTTTCAAAACGCGTTAAAACCTCAGGATCAAAAGTCCAGTTTATTGTTGTCTCCTTAAGAAAACCTATGATCCAGGCCGCATCAAGGACAATAGGGGTTACAATGCAGGAAAATAACCTCACGAGTATTACCGGAGTGAAACTTAATGGCTGA
- a CDS encoding segregation and condensation protein A, translated as MAELMDNAGTALEVPRLQARTVSESRENNSIFMESETYGLPGTLSYLGIDWDLLDISEFKTSEPLGILVELARVGKIDPWDIDIVQLTDGFLKKVEELKQMDLRISSRTLLYSAILLRMKSSGILDVEEEEIDTFDSDFPDDPDFPEPADFPIPKLPVRRVSTRPVTLNELILELKKAEKCLSRKNEKKARQISEESNPRPKLTTGDVLGIAHDEAISSRLSLMWERLAELFTKQSVVVFSSILKGSEDRIMDYLSLLFLASSKKIWLFQNELFEELYIYPGEESGFSTEANPPLFHEMLIKSKTEISKPETEDSSELNSTEEISLHENTDKEPELTVH; from the coding sequence ATGGCTGAGCTTATGGATAACGCGGGCACAGCGCTTGAAGTTCCTCGTCTTCAGGCTCGTACGGTTTCTGAATCCAGAGAAAATAACTCTATTTTTATGGAATCCGAAACTTATGGGCTGCCAGGTACTCTTTCATACCTTGGAATCGATTGGGACCTGCTTGATATTTCAGAGTTTAAGACCTCCGAACCTCTGGGCATACTGGTTGAGCTTGCAAGGGTCGGAAAAATCGATCCATGGGATATAGACATAGTACAGCTTACTGACGGTTTCCTGAAAAAGGTGGAAGAGCTCAAGCAGATGGACCTTAGAATTTCTTCAAGGACGCTTCTTTATTCTGCTATTCTCCTGCGCATGAAATCTTCGGGAATCCTTGATGTGGAAGAGGAAGAGATTGATACATTTGATTCGGATTTTCCTGATGATCCCGATTTCCCTGAGCCTGCAGATTTTCCTATCCCGAAACTTCCAGTTCGTCGTGTATCCACAAGGCCGGTAACACTCAATGAACTGATTCTTGAACTCAAGAAAGCCGAAAAATGCCTCTCAAGAAAAAATGAAAAAAAAGCCAGACAGATTTCAGAAGAATCCAATCCTCGCCCTAAGCTTACTACCGGAGATGTCCTTGGCATTGCACATGACGAAGCTATCAGCTCGCGGTTGTCCCTGATGTGGGAAAGGCTTGCCGAACTATTTACGAAGCAGTCTGTAGTGGTTTTTTCGAGTATACTGAAGGGAAGCGAAGACAGAATTATGGATTATCTTTCTCTTCTTTTCCTTGCCTCAAGCAAGAAAATCTGGCTTTTCCAGAATGAGCTTTTCGAAGAATTATACATCTATCCGGGAGAAGAGTCCGGCTTTTCCACCGAGGCAAATCCACCCCTCTTTCATGAGATGTTAATAAAATCAAAAACTGAAATTTCTAAGCCTGAAACTGAAGATTCTTCAGAGCTAAATTCTACAGAAGAGATCTCTCTGCATGAAAACACTGATAAAGAGCCTGAGTTAACCGTACATTGA
- the scpB gene encoding SMC-Scp complex subunit ScpB, which translates to MSELEIIEAALFAAGRAISLEKLTKITGKPKKAVLSAIQKLTEIYSSRGSGIEILDLGERYVMQVKPEYSELMREVAPKELSAPKLRTLSMIAYHQPLLQSDLIDMRGSGAYDHIKDLVERGFVESVPCGRSRQLSTTPLFADYFGLKRNDPKDIKEKILDLLRSQAGQSEIDFWIGKKTIVVTPMYESLMSMCGIREYFVANAYSPSKEEISRLLEADVVVVSAGYSDTVRQYCDGEILEMHSTTFEDLIEAVTLLTEELPDEVDSKTVEKNIKKIQETRERYVSAAVLIEKKVKPATEMISRIVNDLSLGISAEGVLIAPDYGVSKSGVKIEKGAQILIPTHRSVAGDLLQRVCAKYDSILEGLERLKD; encoded by the coding sequence ATGAGTGAGCTTGAGATTATCGAAGCTGCGCTTTTTGCTGCTGGCAGGGCAATAAGCCTCGAAAAGCTTACAAAAATTACAGGAAAACCCAAAAAAGCCGTCCTTTCGGCAATACAGAAATTGACAGAGATTTATTCTTCCCGAGGATCCGGGATTGAGATTCTTGATCTTGGGGAGCGGTATGTTATGCAGGTCAAGCCCGAATACTCCGAGCTTATGCGGGAAGTCGCCCCAAAAGAGCTTTCAGCCCCAAAACTTCGTACCCTTTCCATGATTGCCTATCATCAGCCCCTGCTACAGTCAGACCTCATTGATATGAGAGGAAGCGGAGCCTATGATCATATAAAGGATCTTGTAGAGCGGGGTTTTGTAGAGTCCGTGCCCTGCGGGAGAAGCAGGCAGCTTTCAACAACCCCTCTTTTTGCAGATTACTTCGGGCTTAAAAGAAATGACCCTAAAGACATAAAAGAGAAAATCCTTGACCTTTTGAGATCCCAGGCAGGGCAGAGTGAGATCGACTTCTGGATAGGAAAGAAAACCATTGTTGTGACTCCCATGTATGAATCTCTTATGAGCATGTGCGGGATAAGGGAATACTTCGTAGCCAATGCCTACTCACCTTCGAAAGAGGAAATCTCCCGCCTGCTTGAAGCCGATGTTGTCGTGGTCTCGGCCGGTTACTCTGATACGGTACGACAGTACTGCGACGGAGAGATCCTTGAGATGCATTCAACAACTTTTGAAGACCTTATCGAAGCAGTTACCTTACTTACTGAAGAACTTCCCGATGAGGTAGACTCCAAAACAGTGGAAAAAAACATAAAGAAGATTCAAGAAACAAGGGAAAGATATGTTTCTGCTGCCGTTCTTATCGAGAAGAAGGTCAAGCCGGCAACTGAAATGATTTCAAGAATCGTAAATGACCTTTCCCTTGGAATTTCTGCAGAGGGAGTTCTTATCGCACCTGACTATGGGGTTTCGAAAAGCGGAGTTAAAATTGAAAAAGGGGCTCAGATCCTCATACCCACACACCGCAGTGTTGCAGGTGACCTTCTCCAGAGAGTCTGTGCAAAGTATGATTCTATTCTTGAGGGCCTTGAGAGGTTAAAAGACTGA
- a CDS encoding TATA-box-binding protein, whose amino-acid sequence MSESSIKIENVVASTKLAEEFDLTVIESRFEGAEYNKQKFPGLVYRVSDPKAAFLVFTSGKVVCTGAKNVADVHTVIGNMAKKLNSIGITTIENPQITVQNIVASADLHTILNLNAIAIGLGLENIEYEPEQFPGLVYRIDDPKVVVLIFSSGKLVVTGGKTPEDCERGVEVVRQQLDNMGLL is encoded by the coding sequence ATGAGCGAATCTAGCATCAAGATCGAAAATGTGGTTGCATCCACTAAACTCGCTGAAGAATTCGACTTAACCGTTATCGAATCAAGGTTCGAAGGAGCCGAATACAACAAGCAGAAGTTTCCCGGGCTCGTTTACAGAGTTTCAGATCCTAAAGCTGCATTCCTGGTCTTTACTTCCGGTAAGGTTGTCTGTACAGGAGCAAAAAACGTTGCCGATGTACATACAGTTATAGGCAACATGGCGAAAAAGCTGAACAGTATAGGGATTACGACTATAGAGAACCCTCAGATTACTGTCCAGAACATTGTTGCTTCTGCAGACCTGCATACTATTCTGAACCTGAACGCAATTGCAATAGGGCTTGGCCTTGAAAATATTGAATACGAGCCTGAGCAGTTCCCTGGCCTTGTGTACAGGATCGATGACCCCAAAGTAGTTGTGCTTATTTTCAGCTCTGGAAAACTGGTAGTTACAGGTGGCAAAACCCCTGAAGATTGCGAGAGGGGGGTTGAAGTCGTCCGCCAGCAGCTCGACAACATGGGGCTTTTATAA
- the aglJ gene encoding S-layer glycoprotein N-glycosyltransferase AglJ gives MNSADVCILIPTLNEAATIGQLIKDFKQEGFSNILVIDGNSKDGTGQIAKAEGAKVVMQTGKGKGQAMIQAFGLIESPYVIMVDGDGTYLAQEAHSILKPVLEGHADHVIGNRLEKYSQGAFTRLNLVGNHLINMFFDIAYGVKLKDILSGYRAFTLESVKELELNKTGFEIETEISVECILKRQKVEEVPITYLPRSEKGSTKLNPVKDGFRIGSTIYKLAKLHNPMFYFGIIGFILIITGLFTGTFIVVEWFRGTDHIPLTILTTLLIIFGLQMFIFGTLSDFILTLHRQTVRLIMEQNKQKK, from the coding sequence GTGAACAGCGCAGATGTTTGTATTCTTATTCCCACCCTGAACGAAGCTGCAACAATAGGGCAGCTTATCAAGGACTTCAAGCAGGAAGGCTTTTCCAATATTCTGGTAATTGATGGGAACAGCAAGGACGGCACAGGGCAAATTGCAAAAGCCGAAGGCGCAAAAGTTGTCATGCAAACCGGAAAAGGTAAAGGGCAGGCAATGATTCAGGCTTTCGGGCTTATAGAGAGCCCTTACGTAATAATGGTTGATGGTGACGGGACATATCTTGCCCAAGAGGCTCATTCCATTCTCAAGCCTGTGCTGGAAGGCCATGCTGACCACGTTATAGGCAACCGGCTGGAGAAGTACTCCCAGGGAGCTTTTACGAGGCTCAATCTTGTGGGCAACCATTTGATAAATATGTTTTTTGACATTGCATATGGCGTGAAATTAAAAGACATTCTCTCTGGATACCGTGCGTTTACGCTTGAAAGCGTAAAGGAACTTGAGCTTAATAAGACAGGTTTCGAAATCGAGACCGAAATTTCTGTGGAATGTATTCTTAAAAGACAGAAGGTTGAAGAAGTCCCTATCACTTACTTGCCAAGAAGTGAAAAAGGTTCAACCAAGCTAAATCCGGTAAAAGATGGATTCAGAATCGGGTCTACTATCTATAAGCTTGCAAAATTACATAATCCAATGTTTTACTTTGGAATTATAGGGTTCATCTTAATCATTACAGGCCTGTTCACAGGAACCTTTATTGTAGTCGAGTGGTTCCGGGGAACAGATCATATCCCGCTTACGATTCTTACAACCCTATTGATCATATTCGGTCTTCAGATGTTTATCTTCGGGACTTTGAGTGATTTCATATTAACTCTCCATAGGCAAACAGTCCGGCTAATCATGGAGCAGAATAAACAGAAAAAGTAA